The window cacaaatgctaTGCTATAACAATGCTATAATTTAAGTTAATTTATTAGAGCTCATCTATATTTTTTTGCAAAGTAAAACACAGATTATTTAACTAGTACTCTGTCCTTCTCTGCTTTAGATGGAGCTCGATAGCATGACAGGTATCCTGAACGAGGTGGAGGGCAAGAACATCAAGCTGAGTAAAGATGTCTCCGGTCTGTCTTCTCAGCTCCAGGATGCACAGGTCAGGGGCATAATACATCCCTACTACAACCCAGTACTAGGATTTCTCTTCTTATTTACCAACTTCCCAGCTCTGTCTTCATCTCCAGGAGCTGCTGTCGGAGGAGACACGTCAGAAGTTGAATCTGTCCGGACGACTCCGTCAGATGGAGGACGACAGGAACAGCCtgatggagcagctggaggaggagactgAGGGCAAAAGGGCTGTGGAGAGGCATGTCTCCAGTCTCAACATGCAGGTCAGTAACTCAGACAAGAGATGAAGATTGAATCTAAAGAATCCAGAAGAAAATCTAGGAACATGAAATATAAAGCTagaaaaacagccttttatttaagttgtctctttgtgtcagCTGTCTGACTACAAGAAGAAGCTGGACGAGATGTCAGGgatggtggagctgctggaagAGAGTAAGAAGCGGCTGCAGCGTGAACTGGAGGCAGCCAACAATGAGTATGAGGAGAAGGCCTCAGCCTACGACAAGTTGGAGAAGAGCCGGAGTCGGatgcagcaggagctggaggacgTCCTCATGGACTTGGACAGCCAGCGACAGCTTGTCTCCAACCTGgataagaagcagaagaagtTTGATCAGGTCTTGAATAAAAGATATTTACAGTAACTAAAAATTTGCGCTTCATATTGAATTTATTGTTCATCTTCACTGTCCTCATATTCATCAGATGCTGGCGGAGGAACGAGCCGTGTCATGTAAGTTTGCAGAGGAGCGGGATCGAGCAGAAGCAGAGGCAAGGGAGAAGGAGACAAAGGTGTTGGCTTTGACCCGAGCACTGGAGGAAAACCAGGATGCTCTGGAAGAGGCGGAGAAGACCATGAAGGGGCTTCGAGCTGAGATGGAGGATCTCATCAGCTCCAAGGACGACGTGGGAAAGAGTGTAAGCcctaaaaatgaatgaaagattCTGTCAGGGTAGTTTATTCGAAAACAGTGATTCTATCTGATCATATGTCAGGTCCATGACCTGGAGAAGGCAAAGCGTGGCCTGGAGGCAATTGTGGAGGAGATGAGGACACagatggaggagctggaggatgagTTGCAGGTGGCTGAGGATGCCAAGCTGCGTCTGGAGGTCAACAGTCAGGCCCTTAAAGCTCAGCATGAAAGGGAGCTGCAGGCCCATGATGAGATGGGcgaggagaagaggaagcagcTCCTTAAGCAGGTGAAGAAAAACTCCTGCTGTTCCTTTTTAATTTGTAGGTCTCAACCTtacagatttaattaaaaaaagtccTTCTCTCTCCATCAGGTGCGTGAGCTGGagtcagagctggaggaggagaagaagcagcgTGGTCAGGCATCAGCTGGGAAGAAGAAGCTTGAAGGGGAGCTAAAGGATATGGAGGACCAGCTTGAGgccaccagcagggggcgtgATGAGGCAGTGAAACAGCTCCGCAAAATTCAGGTAAGAATGCACGATTACGCATTTCTGTGACATTCAGTGAATAATCATTTTAACAATTCTTTAGAAACACAATATTCAACATTTTGAGTAATGTATTCCTTGTTACATTGTTTGGCTAAATGTAAATGTACCTTCATGTCTTTCTTGCTCAAAGGGCCAAATGAAGGAACTCCAGAGGGACCTGGAGGAATCTCGTGCAGCCCAGAAGGAGGTCCTCGCCTCAGCCAGGGAGTCTGAGCGCAGGTCCAAAGCCATGGAGGCCGACATGCTCCAACTGCACGAGGTGTCTTTGACTTTGTTGGCTCATATTGTTGTATCCGTTTAGTAgtagtaataaataaaaacattccagGGCCTCTGTTAAGGAACAAGTGATAAACAGCTTTATTCAAATCTCTTTAGTCTATCTTGAATTTCTCTTTATGAATTTTATGGTTTGTTGATGATCAGAAAAATGTATTCCTTCAGAcatcctctgtctccttctgtctgtccagATGTTGGCAGCAGCTGAGAGAGCTCGTAAGCAGGTGGAAATGGAGAGAGATGAGCTGTCGGAAGAACTGGCCAGTAACACCTCTGGAAAGTAGGTCTTATGATTATACATTCAGCACACTTATGAGATGAGGCTCATTGAACTGTGGTGACAAGGACCACTGAAGGCAAATGAGATTTACGTGCATCAAATATATAAAATCAAAGTGTCAGATTTAGatttataattaaataattcATACCTTTACAACTATAATTAAAGGTACGagttatttaaatatattttcatgtGATAAGTATGTAAAACAGAACCAAGGGACACTATCATACTGATGTTCAGGTCCCTGATGTCTGATGAAAAGCGACGCCTTGAGGCTAAGATCAGCCAGCTAGAGGAGGAACTGGAGGAAGAGCAGGCCAACATGGAGAGCCTCAACGACCGGCTGAGAAAGAGCCAGCAGCTGGTAGGTTTACAGTGGAAAAGTGAGGCCCGATCAGTTTTTAGTTAAGAAAATGCATTTgagttttatttaaatgcatactTTCCCTTCCACTGGTGTGTAGGTGGAGCAGCTGGGAGCAGAGCTGACAGCTGAGAGATCCTCCTCTCAGAGCAGGGAGGGATCCAGGCAGCAGCTAGAGAGGCAGAACCGAGAGCTAAAGGCCAAGCTGCAGGAGATGGAGGGCCAGGGCCGCTCCAAACTCAAGTCCTCCATCGCTGCTCTGGAGGCCAAACTGAGAGAGGTCGAAGAGCAGCTGGAGATGGAGAGCAGGTAATGTTGCACTGTGGACACTGGATTTAAATCGGCAAATACACCAAAGAGGCACAGTGACAGATGTGCCACTTGTTTTGTGCAGAGAACGCCAGGCTACCGGCAAGAATCTGCGTCAGAAAGAGAAGAAACTGAAAGATTTATCAATTCAAATGGAGGATGACAGGAAGCAGGCGCAGCAATACAAAGACCAGGTAAGTCAACTCCAAAATGAGTTCCTCTGTCCAGTCCTGCTATATCTGAATGAAATGACTTGTCTGTTGCTCTGCAGGCAGAGAAGGGCAACGTGCGGGTGAAGCAGCTGAAGCATCagctggaggaggcagaggaggaggcgcAGCGCATGGCGGCTGCCCGCAGGAAACTGCAGAGGGAGCTGGATGAGGCCACTGAGGCTAACGACGCCCTCAACAGAGAGGTGGCTTCACTCAGGAGCAAGCTGAGGTAACAAGgaacctgaacacagacagagaagGTGTACACTAATAATACATTCCATGAAGTGGTGGTCAGTAAAAGTGGAGTTACAGATATATGTCCAGGCACTGGACTGAATTATTTACCGTGCTAAAAATTCAAATATTTTGGAGAGCTTTATTAAAAAGCTGCAAAGGTTTGATGTCATTTTTGATTTTAaatttccttttcctccttcatGTCTGGCTGCTCCTCGCTTATCTTCAGACATCATTGATCTGCAAACTGTCCTCAAAGCCTCCAGGAAATATTCTCCTCTTCTTTGACTGACCTTTTTTCCTCATCTTTATCCTCCTCCTTCTAGTTTGTGCTGCTTCATGATATCAGGGGCTGACGTGTTTGTTTTGGAACAAGcaccttttttctgttctttctctgtccttcatcTCTTTCtgaccctcctcttcctcctcttttctcttcctcctgatGTGGCGGGCGTTCCCAGGCGCGGCGGCAGTGGAGGAGAGGCGGTGTTCAGCAATCCAAGCCCTCGGAGCTGCAGCGGAGTGGGCGGGAGCAGCATCAGGAGCTTGGGGCTGGGAGGGAGCATCAGCCGGAGGAGCACCATCAAAGAGAACTCAGTGGAGATGCAAGAAGAAGAGCCTCCTTCTCCGTCTCCTCCTGCCTGCTCCTCACCTCTGGAGCCCCACATGGAGGTCTACACCTGCTCCCCAGACGAATAGATGGACCAGACACACCTTTACAATTATTTTTGGTTTGTAAGAATAAACATGGAGAAAAGTTATTTACAACAAAACCGTAAAAAAGAAATCAGAAATTGTGCAAAATTCTACACTGTCCCTACAATACAAGAGGTCATTTGGATTtttatatgtattattttttaaatacagacaTAAAGTCtgtaaaattatatattttaactAAAAGTCTTatcaaataaattatttaaaattagGGTTATGAAAAAGTAAATATGCACATTCCTCTCAAATTATTGCTGTTCTTtctattttatttcaaatagttTGATTTTATTTGGGCAAAACGTTATCTTCAGATAAGcatcatgttaaaaaaagatattGTATGTCAAAAATATGTCAAAaaaggcacaaactgcttcttCAGAGGATTATAAGAACATGTAGAAATCATCTGTTTGAAAACTGAATGTAAAACAACATTTATAGCTCTgtggtttttttatttattcttgaGATTGTGTGTTTTCAAACCTCACAGATACACGATTTATAACTCTAGAAAAGGTGATGTCTACAACTGCTGTGATGCAAAACTTTCTGCTTTAACCAAAGACGTGCTAATAAAACTGCTACCAAACCCTAACAATGTGGTTTTATcatacaaaaaacagaaaataaagataaagatttCAAGTTTTATTGCTTTTTCAGAAGCATCGTAAGCAGCACTGaaggtaaaaacaacaaatggaCAGAACAGGTCTTCATATGTGAGCATGTAAGTAAAGTCTCATTCACCTCACACAGATGTTTGACCTCCACAGGTCTGCTGTTGTTGCTTTGCTCTCCCCCCATTAGCTGCTACTCATGCAACAAACCACAACCTACATCAACCTATGATACTGATGCTACAGTAGAGGTACAGTAGATGACACTAAACCTATTAGATACTttttaacataaaacacaagTAGCCTTCACTGAAGTATTCGTAGCTCCTCATTAACAGAAGACGTTTCCAATTTCACTCCTGGACAGACAGAAGTAGCCCTCTGCAGAGGGATTCATTCATTTCAAACAATGTCCTCCTCTACTTCTAGAACAAATCACTACTATCTATATCTATAATTTCATCAAACATCTGGACGGAGGAGAGAACACCAAAAATCTTCCAATCCAAATCTTCATTGGTATTTTGACCCTACAGTGTCCTGAAGCAGGTGCTAAAGCTCAGACCACAGAGTCACACAGTCAAACAGGTTCATTCACATCTTAAAAAATAACAGATTCATTTAAGGCAGCTGTAAGGCAGCACCGGCACTGGCGGCCACTAGGTGCTGCATGGTCAGTGAAAATCTGTCACAgagattaagaaaaaaatcatttaaactTAAGGCTCACACAGGTGTACAGTACAGCATGTTTGACCCCACAAATTCCTCCATGATGTTTGCCACCTGCTACCACATGCTCACTTTTTCCCTTCAGTCATAGTCTTTGGGAAACCATACAAATGTTAAATTCTGGACTACAGAAGGATCTACTCCTGTGTCAAAAGCTGATCAATCaaagatgtgttgttgttggcatTTCATCTGTAACACAGCTGAGCCTACTAAGCATCAGCTGTCGTATTGCTTCAAGACATTCTCAAACATTCTTTCTGTGGATCAAACTGCCgctccagtgttcagctgtcagaTGCCCTCAAGGTGTGTTCAGACAGTTCACTTAAATTGTGCTGATGGATATTGAACAATCAATGAATATGACAGAGCAGACATTTGCTGTAGCTGGAGACATCTCAGTTCTGCATCTGTTTTCACtaattattttcttttcatgCATTATGAACACaccctgaaaagaaaaaaaacatcaaatactTCTATATCCAACCAAAAGGAGGTGAAGTGGTGACATGCAGCAAAGGTCCATTAGGTTAGTTGAAGCCAAGTGCAAGTGCTAAAAAGTCCTGTTAATATACAAACTAGCTGTGCTAACAGAAGTCCCAAAGTTTCCATAGTAACATTATCCAATCACTGCAGCTTTCCATGCTGGTCCATGTCTTGTGTCCTGAAGAGGCTGAGATCTGAATGACACACAGAAATTCTGGAACTTCCAGGCTGGACGGACAAGGACGACTGAGCCACGGTTTTCgtgttcacagcagcagcttggacCCTGCTCCGAAGTCTAACCTCTTAACCAGCCTGtaaagcaccacacacacagatggcttATTGAGCAGATCCTGTCTTACTGAACTTAACCTCAGACACTATCAAACATGACACAGACACCCACCCCTTGTTGTAGAGGCCGTTGGTAGGATGGTTCTCTGAGGTGTTGTTATGACTTACTGCTGCCCCCTGTCCACCACTGAGGCCTCTTCGACTAGCTGTCTGCTCGTGGACGTATTCCCGACATGAGGCCAGCTTGGACTCCAGGCTCTACAAACAGTGAATAgaagaaaatgtaacaggatTCATATTTTTTGGGCTGAAGTAATGGACTAGTATAAAACTGAGTGTAAAAAAAGCGTCAAGAAAAATTAAGTcagatatttataaaaaaaaaaagcaataaactccttttgtgtgtgtgtgctgttaaaTGAACCAGTGTGACTACAAGAAGAAGCCCCCCGCAGCATCACATGATGAGAAGTCATCAGCCCAAGATTCTCCAATATGGTTCTCACCCCGACTTTCCTCAGCAGCTCTCCAACAATGTTCAAAGCAGAGATTCTCGCCGACGTGGTGAGGGGAGTTCCTGAAAGGCTTtcacctgaaaaacaaacacacattcattgaTTTAGCTCTTAATTTGATCCTCTGTAGTGTCCTGCTCTTCATCCTTCCTGGCAGCACTATGACAATGCAGCCTATGTAATCTGTTGCACATGTACTGACCTCTGCTGACAGAGGGCAGTGGCGTGGAAAAGGCCTCTGAGGCCGCTTGAGGCCTGGACGGTGTGTTGGCAGATGGAGGCGGCTGGTTAGAAGTTGAAGATGAGGTTTGATCCTCTGTTCTTTTGTCTGGAGGGGTGAGGGGCGGTGTGGGCAACCCAgccgaggaagaggaggaggacgaaggcTCTTTGGCTGCGCTGCTGAGGGAAGGCTTCCTATCCTGGAcctgctgtttttgttgcaCTGCAAGTTCCTGCCTGaggtctgacacacagacacacacagaaatgatgaaTGTTAGACCTTTAAAACTATTAAACAGGCCTTTAAGCACAATGtctgaataaaaacactttactATTTCAACTCTTTAGACAAGAGCTGAAATATGAACTCACTGAAGActaaaagtacattttaaaaggataaCAAAGACATACATGCTAAATACCAGCTACTCTTGTATTGATTGCTTCTTGTGCGCCTAACCAAAGGTTTGTGCTTCACCAGCTGATATGCAAATGACAGATAAGCTAACTGGTTTTCATGTGCACCATTGTCTGACAAATGCTCTTAATATTAGTTTAAGTATAACAACCAGCTCATGTGTTCATGGGCAGTGACTTGTTTAATGGTAGTTCAGCTGTGGAGAATCATTACTCCCCCACCCACACATTCCTACTGGTCCAGTCAGCCTCTCTAACCTATAAAACACAACTGACACCCTGCTTTAACTCATATGTGTGCCTTGTTCACTGTCTTGTTTTAATCAATATACTAACATTATAATTAGCTTAGTGTTTAGATAATAAATAATTCTCATTATCTCGCATGTGTTGAGTGTATTGTCGTTCATAAGGCTTATTTTAAAATGGCCACCAATGGGATAGAGCTCTACCTCTGGCCTCGTCCTTCAGTCTCTGTACAGACTCCAGAAGATTCTCCTTCTCGTCCAGCTCGCTCTCCAGGAATGCGTTCCTCTCGATGACCTGGTTCATCCTCTGCTCAAAGTCTTCCAGTGACATGATGGTCGCCCTGAAGGGcaccaaaaaaaagacaaacaaggaTGTGTCAGTATGTAAAATGATGCTGTATGTTTCAGATCAAAAAGGTGTCAGGTATGTTTAATCAGGCTGTTTTAGATCTCTCCAAAATAAAAGTTACTTTCAGTAGttacagctacaacaacaaacagattACATGCTGACCTCTTGGTCCTCTCCAGGTCATCGTTGGCCTGTTCCAGCTCTCTTATGTATTTGTGAAGCTGGTCTCTGATGGCTGTAGTTTCAGCTAGGTCTCCCTCCAGGCTGGAGATTTGCCGGCAGGCCTCAGAGTGCTGCGTCTCATACTTATCCTGGCAGGAGGCAGGAGAGCACAGAAAGAAAATATGATGGCTGGAGAACAACGGAACAAGGAAAATGTCACAGAGAAAGCCTAACTTGCACAAATATTCAGGATAAAACCTATCCCCTGTAGCAATAACATCATTTTGTGCTCTGACTCCATCTGTGCGTCCCTTCTTTGCAGCACTGTGTCAAGCTTCAGCATGCTTCAGCCAAATTCCACAAAGTCTTTGCATGCTGCACATATATTCTGCAGGATAGCATCTTCTGGTGTCACATGTCTTTACATTCTATGTGTCCCCATTTAAAAACAGCATTTGTTGTGGAGGGGATCTCAAGCATGcaaggtttttttaaaaaaattggaTGGCTGTTTGTGGCGCCACCACATGTGATGCAATGATGTCACTGTCAATCTGCACAGAGGACAAAGCATCAACAAGGCTCCAGGAATCAAATATAAAGCGACCGCTAACAAATTTCCTCTCTTTTATTAAAGCCTGCTTTACGTTATTTAATTTCAGTGCATATCCCTGCTATGTCCTTCCCAGAAGGAGGAGCTGATACAAtttttaaaaagagagaaattgGGGCAAACAAACTGTGACTGGAACGGGTCTTATGGGATGTACTGCCATCCCctccagacacagacagagcgcAAGAGTCATCAGCTGCCTTACTCTGTTCTGAATCAATCctctgtgaaagtgtgtgtgaatgtgtgtgtgtgtgtgtgtgtttagacaaGAACATTTGTGAATCCTATTCACTTCAGGCAAACTGGAGCTATAAAACCCAGCTCACGATCAGCTGACAAACATGGAAATCCCCAGTGAAATGTAACAGTTGGTTAAACATGAATGAGAAATTCAAATTAAACCCAACAGTCTCATATTTCTGCACAGATTTCTGAACAACATCCAGTGGTAGAGTTTTGCTCTTCATGCCCAGACTGGAAATGTGACACAAAGATGATAACTGATAATGTCCTCAGTACCTTGTAGTTTTCCAGCTCCATGCGGAGACGATTATTGGCGGCGAGAAGCTCTCGGTTTCGCGCCTCACACTGTTTCAGCTCCGTCTCCAGCTCCACCTCATAATCTCGACTCATTTGCTGaaactcctgcagctcctcctgggcCTCCTCCGCACTGAACGTACACAGACAGAAGAATATAATGTATATTAAGTTTGTTATCTTTGGACATTTTCATGGCAGGTCATTTTCCCACATAACCACAAGGAGAACAAAATAAATAccaaaaaatgtgaatattgtAGAAAAGAATTTAATAAGAAAAGTCTAAaaggttttcattatttgtcttGTAGAAGCTAAACCGGTGGGACAAGAACATTTATTTATGACAGACCCCCAGAAGAGAAGGAGGGTGTTTATGTTTGAAAGGTCACAATGCTAACTCAAGAAACTTATGGTTGGTACAAAACAATATTATCTTTGGAGAacttctgctgctctgtgatttaTTCATTGaggacatgaaaacatttttgtttgagTGCCTAGAAGGTAGAAAACACATCACAAGTACTTTGATCAGCCTTATaacaaggaaaagaaaaatattcAAGGCTGTTAGGCTGAGAAGATGATACTGTGGTAATAAATATCCTAGGTTCATAGTCAGGatatctgtttaaaaaaagagaataaacaGAGAGACACCTCTGTCTGTGCCTGGCAGCCTCCTCCTTCCAGTACTCCAGCTCTTCCTCCAGGGATCCAAACTCTGGAGGCTCCGGATCCCCCATCTCCAGCCCAGGCTCAGTGCACCGACAATCTGTGATAATGTCAAATACTTAGTCGAGTTCCGGTCTGCAGAGCTTCCGTTTGGAAATTGGCCAATTTAAGTCATTGTTAAAccagataataataaaaaagaatctGAATTTATAGctcaatatttatatattatatatatttatatatatattttatatatatatatatttatttatagctatatttatttatagctCAATATAACCATGCGGTATAATCTCAGTTATCTTAGTTTGTATTTACAACAAtccattataaaaaaatataacgGGTACACCGAGTAAATACGTTTCAACCTACAGTAAACACCGTATTTTTGAAGGCCGAATTAGCATGCAAGAAACACTTCaacattaaagttaaaaaaaagtatgaCTTCAATATTCTTTCTCTTGATTTATCAATAACAACGTTTGAATGCAGTCTGGTGAGCAGGCTGAAATAAAAAACGGGAACTAAACGCAGACGCTACCAAACATGACTTTAATCAATATGTTGTTTATCCGTAATAACACCTGTTTTCTTAAAATCAGGAAagaactaaaataaaacaaagttagATGAATGCTAATAAGTTACCGTTAGCCAGCTCTGCTAACGGAGTATAGCGTTAACCATTTAAATCCCAGTTGAGATAAACATATCACTGCTGAAACTTACACTCAACAGTTGGCTCCTTCGACGCGAAAATAAGTGACTGAAGCTCTTTTCTAAGTCTTCCTTGTGTGTCCTTATTGCCGTCGACACTGTTTGCTGGTTACATTTATTAGTAGTTTAATAAATATAAACTATTTGAAGACTAGCCTGGAGTTACAAACCAACAaagttgctgctgctttgggaGGACGTCGAACAATACATGTTCCCCATTCATATTCTGCAGAACAGTTCACCAATCACAAGTTAGATGACAGCGTCGTTTCCTGTTACTATTGGTGAACTTCCTGTCAATCAAGTCAAAGAAGGCGGGATCAGGATCAGGTCCAATCAGAAGGAGACATCCGTGTGAAAGAGGGGGTATCTGCATAATCTGCACAGTCTAGACGGTTTGATGGATTACTGAAGGGCAGTGGTGCATTCAGGTACTGTCGGAAAACATACGTTTATCATATCGTACCTCGTTTGTACACATAACA of the Parambassis ranga chromosome 8, fParRan2.1, whole genome shotgun sequence genome contains:
- the LOC114439307 gene encoding nuclear distribution protein nudE homolog 1-B-like, translated to MGDPEPPEFGSLEEELEYWKEEAARHRQSAEEAQEELQEFQQMSRDYEVELETELKQCEARNRELLAANNRLRMELENYKDKYETQHSEACRQISSLEGDLAETTAIRDQLHKYIRELEQANDDLERTKRATIMSLEDFEQRMNQVIERNAFLESELDEKENLLESVQRLKDEARDLRQELAVQQKQQVQDRKPSLSSAAKEPSSSSSSSAGLPTPPLTPPDKRTEDQTSSSTSNQPPPSANTPSRPQAASEAFSTPLPSVSRGESLSGTPLTTSARISALNIVGELLRKVGSLESKLASCREYVHEQTASRRGLSGGQGAAVSHNNTSENHPTNGLYNKGLVKRLDFGAGSKLLL